The following nucleotide sequence is from Salvia splendens isolate huo1 chromosome 2, SspV2, whole genome shotgun sequence.
atttcttttcagcacggagattaagaaagtagagagatgaagagagaataaagtaagagagagtaaagtaagtgagaagaaatgtgttaacttttactaaaaagggaaatgactccactactatggaacgtaccaaaatggcaaaatgactccactactatggaacggagggagtactaaattagCATACAAGAAAAAATAAATCGTCACCTCCGACGTGTGTTGTGATGtgttgtgaacaagagtgatgtgttttgtgaacaagagtgaagtaaaatcatgctaggagtgatgtgttttgtaaacaagagtgaagtaaaatcataacaagagtgatgtgttttgtaaacaagagtgaagtaaaatcataataagagtgatgtgttttgtaaacaagagtgaagtaaaatctgaataagagtgatgtgttttgtaaacaagagtgatgtaaaatcatgctaagagtgatgtgttttgtaaacaagagtgaagtaaaatctgaataagagtgatgtgttgtgaacaagagtgaagtaaaatctgaataagagtgatgtgttttgtgaacaagagtgaagtaaaatcatgctaagagtgatgtgttttgtaaacaagagtgaagtaaaatcatactaagagtgatgtgttttgtaaacaagagtgaagtaaaatcataacaagagtgaagtaaaatcatgctaagagtgatgtgttttgtaattatcaacaacaacagtgaagtaaaacacTAAGCTTTGGTTGGAGTAATTTTGAAATTAGTTTATCCAAATAACGTAATTATCAAGTGTTAGCAGACCGGGAAAGTTGTAAATCTAGGATAGTAGTAAGTGATTTTGACTTTTCACTTCTAAATCCACCAagtaattatataaaataaaaaaatgaaaataaattaccACAAATTACGTTATAAATCTAGTAAAGCGTAATCCCACACACATCACCTTCTTCACAGCACCACTCTCcaattcacttcacttttctcatctactctctctgctaatagtgatgtatgGATGATTTTCCAATGATATTCAACCCATTTTCACCCAAATCTGCAGCTTATATTGGAGAATTCCACCATTAATTTTCGCCAACTTATTCACGAGAATCTCAATTGTCGATAATTGGTTCTCACTTTTTGAATCCAAATCTGGTAATGTTGGTGTTATTCCATAGTTTCATCGATTCCGTCTTTAGTTGTAGACAATTCATTAAAACTCAATTCTTTGCTCACATATCTTTTCTAACACTTATTTAAGACTTGTATTTCAGTATTCCACGATTTATCGAATTATcagaatttattttgttatttattttgaattattcgccgaaaaccctaatttcgacgATTTACAGCACCGAAAATTCACTTTTCCGTCTAAGGTGGGTTTTGGGGCATTAcagaagtatattgagcatatagtgatgtatattgttcaTAAAGTGAAGTATGTTCCGCATGCCTTATAGTGtactgttttttcattttagtgaagtatattgagcatagagtgatgtatattgtgcatatagTGAATTATATTTTGCATGTCTTATAGTgtactgttttttttattatttcggtGAAGTATATTGAACATATAATGATTTATATTGAGCATACAGTGAAGTATATTCTCCATGTCTTATAGTGTActgttttttcatttcagtgaagtatattgagcatagagtgatgtatattgtgcatgtagtgaagtatattgtgcacatagtgatgtatattgtgcatatagTGAAGTCTATTGTGCATATAGTGCAGTATGTTCTGCATGCCTTATACTGTActgttttttccattttagtgaagtatattgagcatatagtgatgtatattgtgtatatagtgaagtatattctgcATGTCTTATAGTGTactgtttttttatttcagtgaagtacattgagcatatagtgatgtatattgttcaTAAAGTGAAGTATATTCTGCATGCCTCTTTtagtgtactttttttaatttcagcgaagtatattgagcataaaGTGATGTATACGCTTTGCGtctagtgaagtatattgagcatatagtgatcTTTCTCCGCGTCAAGCTCTTTGAAACATTGTCAACAGAAATATACTGCACAAGATCACACCAAATGAATTTTCAAACCTCACATTTcaataagaaaaaaaacaatcaGAAACTTATAAGAGGTTAATTTTACAAGCTGGATTAGAAGAAAACGCAATCGCAACGATCGTGAGGCAGTGAAGAATGGAGGACACAACGCCGGAAATTAACGGAGGAAAGCACGGTGATGAGCCCTAACTATGCGACGACGAGGAATGGAGGAAATGACGGTTGGAATGGAGGAAACATGACGAAGAATGGAGGTCACGGTGTCAGAACCCTATGTATTCGACGGAGAGAGAATGAGGTTTAGATAAGAGACAGACGGAAGTGGAATGTTCAAATTAGGGAAAGAGAAGACCCACATCATTTTAATTCAGCAAAATGACCAATATACCCCCGAGTGaactaaattattcatatagtgAATCAAAACCTGAATATAATGCTAGAATTCTAAAAGTAATCTTAGCCTTTAATTTATTGATCTTGTGGCTgaaatttgttctctagttatacataCTTAAGGGGTACCTGCCCAATATCACTACTCTACTACTATCTATGAACTAAAACGATAGATCTTTCATAAGTCTTGAATTTCATAGAAAAATTAAAGGATCTtatgtaaaaattaaataaactaattataatattaataggTATTTGGTATTTTATCTATTAGTAAAATAATGGATGCACTCATTCGATTTATATACTCCAACTACGTATAAATTTGAAGAGAACAATTTATAACAAACTATGTCCACATTAtgtccataatactaaaataaaaaatactactagtactagtataaaataataGGGCGATGAATTGATTGCGAAACGACACTGAACAATTTCATATTCTTTAAAATATTGATGTCACTTACTATTTATCTTATTTTGTACACTTACTATCATCTTATTCTAATAGACTGcaattagagaaaataaacaaacattatGAAAGCTTTTCATGGGCACTGATGACATTAATTAATACCAAAATTGACATTTCATAGTTGATCATgccaagaaaataaattaaagaagaCTCTAGTTCTTTATGTATAATGCCTATTTTGACATTTCATAGTTGATCACGCTAAGCAAACGGAAAAATTAATGCTAATACTTTAGCAGATTAGTATAACTTCACAATTCctcatatataaatattctagaAATAGATATTCAACAGATAATATTCTGAGAAAGATGCTTCTTTATTAatttgagaaataaataatttcaggCGAAGAATTCGAGACGAAACTTCAAGATCGGTATATAGCTTGATCTCATTGCAAGCAAATCTCATTTATTGGTAGAAATTTTCGATATTTATTAgaaatattagtactactattttcaCCAAATATATATGCTAATTTATAGAGAATAAGTACAAATCCTACatgagaatatatatatagatatatggttttaaatttgaattttatttttaacccAATTTATGTAATTCCAACTCTGCCCTCATATTCTCAACTGTTCTCCGTCTTCAACTGAATTTTAGGAGAGAGATGAAAACACATTCCCCACGAACCAGTTTTGTAGAGAGAGGAAATTTCAATCGCGATCATCCAAATCCCTTCAGCGATTGCCAACTGACCAAGATCCGTCATTATCTCTTCGCGTACTGGCTGTCGATTTCTTTGAGCGGTTCCTATCGCATTTGTTGGTGATGAAGAATGTTGATCGGAAAGAGGGTTTGCTTTTGATGTGACATGGCGCTTCTGCTGGCCGTCGTTAATACCGAAGATGTCGCTTTACATTGGTCGCGAGGCTTCAAAGGTTCGGGTTTCTTCATTTTTATTAGAATTcattgtattattattttattaattttgggattttggaCGTGTAGTTTTGGAAGAGAATTTGTACAGAGGCCTCAACAGAAATCGCTCTTCTCGGTGAAAATTGGAAGTATATTTTAGGTGGCCTCATATTTCAGGTCTGTTCTTCACCTATTGTTTGTGTTTTTATGACCTGATCATGTGTTAATTACCTTGTAGTTTTACTAATTGAATCAATTACTTGTTTTTCCAtgaatttgttgttttttcCTGAGCTGTCAACTGGTTTTAATGAATTTCAATTAGCTTAATAAgtcgttttttttttcaaatttgccACCTTAATGTGTGAGTTGTATGCAGGGGCTGATgctgaaaaaaaaatcgatagggctttattttttaaatttcgaaTTTACTAAGATTTTTAGAGTATGATGTTCCTATGGTTCCATTTGATGATAgtagtttgtttttttttgcacAAAAAATTCTTACATGGTTGTTTTGAAGGACATAAAACTGATGTTTTTTGTAATCTTATGCAAGAGTTGTTCTAAGCCCTGTTTATGGAAGAATCGTAGTGCATGTTGTATTCGATTATATAGGAGAAAACGTGCATAGATTATTTGTTCTGCTATAGAGATATGGATTGTTATATGGGAAATTAGAGTTTCTTGTCGAAATTGCTGTGAATGTGCAGCAAACAAGGAGTATTTATTAACTTTGTATGGTTTGGATTTGGCTATTCATTGTATCTTGTGCTATAAATGAATTGGTAGTGATATGTTAGGTAACAAGCTGGCATCATTAAGTATCTTTAAGCTGTCAGTTGACGAGTAGTTAAGCTGTTATTTACTTCCATGAACAATTTGTGGCTTATTATGGCATCATTGGACGTAGGGGCCTTTTGAAGTGAAGTGAAATGAAGTATATTCAGCTTTCCGTTGTATCATGTGAATCTTGCTAATGAAACTACATAAACTTCTGGACTCATAGCTAAATTGAGAGTTTATTTTTTGAAAGAAATTCAATATATTAGGCCAAAATTGTTTTCATTCAAGTCTGTGATACGTGAAATCTATCATTTCTCGTGACTCCATATACCAGTACATCCATGGACTGGcagctcgaggagttcattattTACATAGGCCTGGTCCGACGCTTCAAGATCTAGGCTTCTTTCTTCTTCCAGTGAGTGTAGATTGTTTCGATCTCTTGTTATTCTGCTGATTTCTAGGAATCATCTCTTATGCTACAAAACTTCTCTGACTGTAGGAGCTTGGGCAGGAGAAAGCTTACATGAGTGAAACTGTATTTAGCATTATTTTTTTGTCTTTCATCTTGGTGAGTTTTCCAGCAATTACTTAAAATTCTTCACGGAAAACTTTATTTATCGGTGCAAATATATTGATCCTGTTATTTGCAATGCTGCACACAGTGGACTTTTCATCCTTTCTTCTCAAAGAGCAAGAAAATCTATACTGTTTTGATATGGTGCAGGGTACTAGCGTTCTTAGTTGTAAGTCGTCACCTCCTTTATTGTTTGTAATGCTCAATCATATACTCAAATCTcaacaaatttttcaaaatttttagtTTCCATGCTTTGCTGCAGGCTTGTCAAACCCTGAGGATAATAACTTTTTATTCGACACAGCTACCCGGTCCAAATTATCACTGCCGGGAAGTGagattttcttcattttctcgcTCATTTGACTATACCTAGAATTTGTACGTAAAGTTTGTGCTGAATGTTTTAGGGCTCGAAGCTTGCTAGGCTGCCTCGCCCTGATAATATTTTAGAAGttctattaattaattgtagGTGCCGATTTCCTTTCTGTTTCCTGTATGGCACTATGATTATCAACATCGTATATTTGTTTGTTTGCTGAGAAACTGTTTGGGTTATACAGTTCCTCGCGGAGTGCTTTATGGCTGTGGCGATCTAATATTTTCATCCCACGTGATATTCTCTCTCGTCTTTGTGCGCACATTCCATAAATATGGCACTCATAGGTGAATTACAAGTTGTTGTAGGAGTAGTTTCCACGAACTGCCCTAACACAGCTATGGCTCCTTACAATATATCTTTATGCAGATTTGTAAAGAATTGTTCTTGGTTAACTGTGGTGGCTCAGAGCTTATTGATTATTGCTTCGCGTAAGCATTACACCGTTGATGTTGTTGTAGCATGGTAATATATGCAACTATTGCTAGGTTTCTGACACATGATGTGTCAATTCCTATACCCGTCTCATGGATTTTGGCCCGCATGATTCTGCTGCAGGTACACGGTGAATTTGGTGGTGTTCTTCGTAGACAAGAAGTTGCCAGGTTTGGCCTTTTCATATTCCTATAATTTCATGGTATGATTTATTACTGCTTATAGATGCTGATATCTTGATCCTGACCTTGTTCCTCTCCCCTGAAGAACTACCCGATCGCTCCAGTGG
It contains:
- the LOC121785007 gene encoding phosphatidylinositol:ceramide inositolphosphotransferase 1-like, with the translated sequence MSLYIGREASKFWKRICTEASTEIALLGENWKYILGGLIFQYIHGLAARGVHYLHRPGPTLQDLGFFLLPELGQEKAYMSETVFSIIFLSFILWTFHPFFSKSKKIYTVLIWCRVLAFLVACQTLRIITFYSTQLPGPNYHCREGSKLARLPRPDNILEVLLINFPRGVLYGCGDLIFSSHVIFSLVFVRTFHKYGTHRFVKNCSWLTVVAQSLLIIASRKHYTVDVVVAWYTVNLVVFFVDKKLPELPDRSSGSTSQLLPLSKDTRIKDEHHRPLSGSSGDSSDWRPRIQINGRNTEEGHNESDLSSA